Proteins encoded in a region of the Salinicoccus sp. RF5 genome:
- the ilvA gene encoding threonine ammonia-lyase — protein MDHVVHHTPLRTSATTNQRTEKNVYFKMENQQKTGAFKFRGASYKLMRLTDEELGCGVITASAGNHAQGLALAAHKLGVKATIYMAEATPEAKVEATRGYGAQVVLTGESFQEAYEAALEHQKKCGATFVHPFDDYDIMAGQGTIALEMLEQESRIDTIIVPIGGGGLISGIAVAAKSVNPDIKVIGVQAASAAAMYTAYHKGVVEKLDKVSTIAEGIAVKQPGEKTVPLIRHYVDDVITVSEAEIANAMVTMLQRGKTLVEGAGAAALAGLLSHNDQIDSRHCGVIVSGGNFDIGKIGDVQSLANQLKPERSRNTVVL, from the coding sequence TTGGATCATGTTGTCCATCACACACCGTTACGTACGTCAGCTACAACGAATCAGCGCACAGAGAAAAATGTCTATTTCAAAATGGAGAACCAGCAGAAGACCGGGGCTTTCAAATTCAGGGGGGCAAGCTATAAGCTCATGCGCCTTACCGATGAAGAGCTGGGATGCGGGGTAATCACCGCGTCTGCAGGCAACCATGCACAGGGACTGGCTTTGGCCGCCCACAAACTTGGAGTGAAGGCGACGATCTATATGGCTGAGGCGACACCTGAAGCGAAAGTCGAGGCGACAAGGGGCTATGGCGCCCAAGTCGTACTCACGGGAGAAAGTTTCCAGGAGGCCTATGAAGCAGCACTTGAGCATCAAAAGAAGTGCGGTGCGACCTTCGTCCATCCTTTCGACGATTATGACATCATGGCCGGACAGGGAACAATCGCCCTCGAGATGCTCGAGCAGGAAAGCAGGATCGATACGATCATCGTACCGATCGGCGGCGGGGGATTGATCAGCGGCATCGCTGTCGCAGCCAAATCCGTAAATCCGGATATCAAGGTGATCGGTGTCCAGGCAGCATCAGCTGCAGCGATGTACACCGCCTACCACAAGGGCGTCGTGGAAAAGTTGGATAAGGTCTCCACCATCGCAGAGGGCATAGCCGTAAAGCAGCCAGGCGAAAAGACGGTTCCGCTCATCCGGCATTATGTGGATGATGTGATTACAGTGAGCGAAGCCGAAATTGCGAACGCCATGGTGACTATGCTCCAACGCGGCAAGACATTGGTCGAAGGCGCTGGTGCAGCTGCATTGGCGGGATTATTGTCACATAATGATCAGATAGATTCCAGACATTGTGGAGTAATCGTCAGCGGCGGCAACTTCGACATCGGCAAGATTGGTGATGTCCAGTCGCTCGCAAATCAGTTGAAGCCCGAACGGTCCCGTAACACCGTGGTATTGTAG
- the leuD gene encoding 3-isopropylmalate dehydratase small subunit gives MEAIKEHEGKVFPLNRSNVDTDQIIPKQFLKRVERTGFGQFVFHNWRFDDDGNPKPDFELDSPRYKDASVLIAGENFGCGSSREHAPWALLDFGFKVIIAPSFADIFYNNAFKNGIILIKADESQVDEWMEQAKEGTFHLNVDLEEQTISDGTKQLPFDIPSYHKEKLLNGWDDIALTLLLDDKIREYEEKQAAKA, from the coding sequence ATGGAAGCGATCAAAGAACATGAAGGGAAGGTCTTTCCGCTCAACCGCAGCAATGTGGACACGGACCAGATCATACCCAAACAATTCCTGAAGCGTGTGGAACGGACAGGTTTCGGCCAGTTCGTCTTCCACAACTGGCGGTTTGATGATGATGGAAATCCGAAACCGGATTTCGAACTGGACAGTCCGCGCTATAAGGATGCATCGGTCCTCATAGCTGGAGAGAACTTCGGATGCGGCTCTTCAAGGGAGCATGCACCCTGGGCGCTGCTCGATTTCGGATTCAAGGTCATCATTGCACCAAGTTTTGCGGATATATTCTACAACAATGCATTCAAGAACGGCATCATCCTCATCAAGGCGGATGAAAGCCAAGTGGATGAATGGATGGAGCAGGCGAAGGAAGGCACGTTCCATCTTAATGTCGACCTTGAAGAGCAGACCATTTCGGACGGAACGAAGCAGCTCCCGTTCGATATTCCATCCTACCATAAGGAGAAGCTCCTGAACGGCTGGGACGACATCGCATTGACATTATTGCTCGACGACAAGATCAGGGAATATGAGGAGAAGCAGGCTGCGAAAGCCTGA
- the leuC gene encoding 3-isopropylmalate dehydratase large subunit, translating to MGKGKTVIEKIWETHVVHSQEEKPDLIYIDQHLVHEVTSPQAFEGLRLKNRKVRRPDLTYATMDHNVPTKNREVVKDEISKTQMETLRRNCEEFGIKLADMFHPDQGIVHVIGPQLGLTQPGKTIVCGDSHTSTHGAFGALAFGIGTSEVEHVLATQTLMQSRPKTMNVKVNGDLPAGVTAKDLILAIIAKFGVKFGTGHVIEYTGDAIRNLSMEGRMTVCNMSIEGGARAGLISPDETTVEYLRGREYVPEGEAFERKAAEWLELASDEDAEYDKTLEIDAQEVEPQVSWGTNPSMVVPISGMTPSVDAVDNKDEVSRALEYMGLEENQPITSIEVDHVFIGSCTNSRLPDLVNAANIIKGHKVKDGVRAIVVPGSFSVKLQAEELGIDEIFKEAGFEWRESGCSMCLAMNDDVVPAGGRCASTSNRNFEGRQGSGARTHLVSPEMAAVAAIEGNFTDVRKFQAGVPS from the coding sequence ATGGGAAAAGGAAAAACAGTAATTGAAAAAATCTGGGAAACTCATGTGGTCCACAGCCAGGAGGAAAAGCCGGACCTGATCTATATCGATCAGCATCTGGTGCATGAAGTGACTTCTCCGCAGGCGTTTGAAGGACTCAGGCTCAAAAACAGGAAAGTGCGTCGTCCGGATCTGACATATGCCACGATGGACCATAATGTTCCGACAAAGAACAGGGAAGTCGTCAAAGATGAAATCTCCAAGACCCAGATGGAAACGTTGAGAAGGAACTGTGAGGAGTTCGGCATCAAGCTTGCCGATATGTTCCACCCGGACCAGGGCATCGTGCATGTCATCGGTCCTCAGCTTGGTCTGACCCAGCCAGGAAAGACGATCGTCTGCGGAGACAGCCATACATCCACCCACGGTGCCTTCGGTGCACTCGCCTTCGGCATCGGTACAAGTGAAGTGGAACATGTATTGGCTACCCAGACTTTGATGCAGAGCCGTCCAAAGACGATGAACGTCAAAGTCAATGGTGACCTGCCGGCGGGCGTGACAGCAAAGGACCTCATCCTTGCCATCATAGCAAAATTCGGCGTCAAATTCGGTACGGGCCACGTCATTGAATACACTGGAGATGCAATCCGCAACCTGTCGATGGAAGGCCGGATGACGGTCTGCAACATGTCGATTGAAGGCGGTGCACGTGCAGGGCTGATCAGCCCGGATGAAACGACCGTGGAATATTTGCGCGGCCGGGAATATGTGCCGGAAGGCGAAGCATTCGAACGCAAGGCGGCCGAGTGGCTCGAACTTGCTTCAGACGAAGACGCAGAATATGATAAGACGCTTGAAATCGACGCTCAGGAAGTTGAACCGCAAGTTTCATGGGGCACGAACCCGAGCATGGTCGTTCCAATCAGCGGGATGACCCCTTCGGTCGATGCAGTCGACAACAAGGATGAAGTCAGCCGTGCACTGGAGTACATGGGACTCGAGGAGAACCAGCCGATCACTTCCATCGAAGTCGATCACGTATTCATCGGTTCCTGCACAAATTCAAGGCTTCCGGATCTGGTGAACGCTGCGAACATCATCAAAGGGCACAAAGTGAAGGATGGTGTCAGGGCGATTGTCGTTCCAGGCTCCTTCAGTGTCAAACTGCAGGCGGAGGAACTGGGCATCGATGAAATATTCAAGGAAGCCGGTTTCGAATGGCGTGAATCAGGATGCAGCATGTGTCTTGCAATGAATGATGATGTCGTACCTGCCGGTGGACGCTGTGCCTCCACTTCCAACCGGAACTTCGAGGGACGGCAGGGCAGCGGTGCACGTACACACCTCGTCAGTCCGGAGATGGCAGCCGTAGCTGCAATCGAAGGCAACTTTACAGACGTAAGAAAATTCCAGGCTGGAGTGCCGAGTTAG
- the leuB gene encoding 3-isopropylmalate dehydrogenase, with product MRKQVILLPGDGVGREIMEGAKAVLNTIAGEYNHEFIVHEHAIGGDAIDRYDTPLPEQTVKACENADAILLGAVGGPKWDGIPAGKRPEKGLLGIRKSLGLFANLRPVQGFGPLVHASPLKTELVDGCDILIVRELTGGLYFGKPSGRSADGEEVVDTLRYTRKEIERIVEKGFEAAQVRSGKLTSVDKANVLESSRVWREVVEEKAKDYPDVTVEHQLVDSAAMKLITNPKQFDVIVTENLFGDILSDEASVLTGSLGMLPSASLRADGVGLYEPVHGSAPDIAGEGVVNPLGMILSTAMMLKYSFGMEEEAAEIERAVKECLEDGYHTRDLDVQGGKVVGTDEMIKRVVENLSTKSISNAICSSYM from the coding sequence ATGAGAAAACAAGTGATCCTATTGCCCGGTGACGGAGTCGGTCGGGAAATCATGGAAGGTGCAAAAGCAGTACTGAATACCATAGCAGGCGAATACAACCATGAATTCATTGTCCATGAACATGCAATCGGTGGAGATGCCATCGACCGATATGATACACCTTTACCGGAACAGACGGTGAAAGCATGCGAAAATGCCGACGCGATACTTCTTGGGGCTGTGGGCGGTCCGAAGTGGGACGGCATACCTGCCGGCAAACGACCTGAAAAAGGTCTGCTCGGCATCCGCAAGTCCCTTGGACTTTTCGCAAACCTGCGTCCGGTGCAGGGGTTCGGACCACTTGTCCATGCCTCTCCACTCAAAACGGAGCTTGTCGACGGCTGCGATATACTCATCGTCCGTGAGCTGACCGGCGGCCTCTATTTCGGGAAGCCGAGCGGACGCAGCGCTGACGGTGAAGAAGTGGTCGATACACTCCGCTACACCCGTAAGGAGATTGAACGGATTGTAGAGAAAGGTTTCGAAGCGGCACAAGTGCGGAGCGGCAAACTGACATCCGTCGACAAGGCGAATGTGCTCGAGTCCAGCCGGGTGTGGAGGGAAGTCGTTGAGGAAAAGGCAAAGGACTATCCGGATGTGACGGTGGAACACCAGCTCGTCGATTCTGCAGCGATGAAACTGATTACGAACCCGAAGCAGTTTGATGTCATCGTCACGGAAAACCTCTTTGGCGACATACTCAGTGATGAGGCTTCCGTACTCACCGGTTCCCTCGGAATGCTCCCTTCAGCGAGTCTGCGGGCAGATGGTGTCGGCCTCTACGAACCGGTCCATGGATCGGCGCCGGACATTGCCGGTGAAGGAGTCGTCAATCCACTTGGCATGATCCTCTCCACTGCAATGATGCTCAAGTATTCATTCGGCATGGAAGAGGAAGCGGCGGAGATAGAGCGGGCCGTCAAGGAATGCCTCGAAGACGGATATCATACGCGCGATCTGGATGTGCAAGGCGGCAAGGTCGTCGGTACGGATGAAATGATCAAGCGGGTCGTCGAGAATCTATCCACGAAAAGTATTTCTAATGCAATCTGCAGTTCTTATATGTAA
- a CDS encoding 2-isopropylmalate synthase: MSRIRIFDTTLRDGEQSPGVNLNKMEKLEIAKQLERLGVDVMEAGFPAASEGDFQAVKLIADTIKDVSVTALARTRVEDIDRAYEALKNTPHPRIHIFLATSPIHMTYKLKMTPEQVIQQSVDMVKYAKEKFEEVEWSAEDATRSEWPFLAQVIEQVIEAGATVVNLPDTVGYTTPDEYGNMFKYMKESVPNIDRVDLSCHCHNDLGMAAANTIAAIENGATQVEGTINGIGERAGNVALEEVAIALKIRNDRYSYETGLKLNEIKRSSDLVAKLTGMYVQANKAIVGRNAYAHESGIHQDGVLKNAETYEIITPELVGVSSNTLFMGKHSGRHAFKDKVKAFGVEMTDDEIKAAFKNFKTLTDHKREVTDDDIYTLIMEVKTDQSAMNKYTLETFQVNYGTQNITTATVALNTPEGETVQTAATGNGSVEALYRTISELIDYDQKLLDYQINSVGGGKDALAESHVQLAVEGETVNGRGTAQDVIEASANAYINAVNRYILKMQVEKEEVANR; the protein is encoded by the coding sequence ATGTCACGAATTAGGATATTTGATACGACCCTTCGGGATGGGGAGCAGTCCCCAGGCGTGAATCTGAATAAGATGGAGAAACTTGAAATCGCAAAGCAGCTTGAACGTCTTGGCGTGGATGTCATGGAGGCAGGCTTTCCAGCCGCCTCCGAAGGTGACTTCCAGGCAGTCAAGCTGATTGCGGACACTATCAAGGATGTTTCAGTAACAGCACTTGCCCGGACGAGAGTAGAGGATATCGATCGTGCCTATGAGGCTTTGAAGAATACACCGCACCCAAGAATCCATATATTCCTGGCAACTTCCCCGATCCATATGACATACAAGCTGAAGATGACGCCGGAACAGGTAATCCAGCAGTCGGTGGATATGGTGAAGTACGCCAAGGAAAAGTTCGAGGAAGTGGAATGGTCCGCAGAAGATGCGACACGTTCCGAGTGGCCTTTCCTGGCCCAGGTGATCGAACAGGTCATCGAAGCCGGAGCAACAGTCGTGAACCTTCCCGATACGGTCGGCTATACGACGCCTGATGAATATGGAAACATGTTCAAGTATATGAAGGAAAGTGTTCCGAACATCGATCGTGTCGACCTCTCATGCCACTGCCACAACGACCTTGGGATGGCAGCAGCCAATACGATCGCAGCCATTGAAAATGGTGCGACCCAGGTTGAAGGCACAATCAACGGCATCGGCGAACGTGCAGGCAACGTGGCACTTGAGGAAGTGGCCATCGCATTGAAGATACGCAATGACCGCTACAGTTACGAAACGGGACTCAAACTCAATGAGATCAAACGTTCCAGCGATCTTGTTGCGAAACTGACCGGCATGTACGTGCAGGCGAACAAGGCGATCGTCGGCCGTAATGCCTACGCACATGAATCCGGGATCCATCAGGATGGCGTCCTGAAGAATGCGGAAACATATGAAATCATTACGCCGGAACTCGTGGGTGTTTCATCCAATACACTGTTCATGGGCAAACACTCCGGACGTCACGCCTTCAAGGATAAGGTCAAGGCCTTCGGCGTAGAAATGACGGATGATGAAATCAAGGCGGCGTTCAAGAACTTCAAGACGCTTACCGACCACAAACGGGAAGTGACTGACGACGACATCTATACGCTGATCATGGAAGTCAAGACCGACCAGTCTGCGATGAACAAATACACGCTTGAAACATTCCAGGTCAATTATGGCACACAGAACATCACTACTGCGACAGTGGCGCTCAATACTCCGGAAGGGGAGACGGTCCAGACCGCTGCTACAGGGAATGGCAGTGTCGAAGCACTGTACCGCACGATTTCCGAACTGATCGACTACGATCAGAAGCTGCTCGACTATCAGATCAATTCGGTCGGCGGCGGGAAGGATGCCCTTGCGGAATCACATGTGCAGTTGGCTGTTGAAGGGGAAACGGTCAACGGACGCGGTACGGCACAGGATGTCATTGAAGCATCGGCAAATGCATACATCAACGCAGTCAACAGGTATATCCTGAAGATGCAGGTGGAGAAAGAGGAAGTAGCCAACAGATAA
- the ilvC gene encoding ketol-acid reductoisomerase, translating to MTKVFYDKDINKEALQGKKIAIVGYGSQGHAHAQNLRDSGYEVVVGLRPGKSQDKAKEDGFEVKAVADAVAEADVTMVLLPDENQPKVYEESIKDNMKPNSALAFAHGFNIHFNQVVPREDVDVFLVAPKGPGHLVRRTYEEEAGVPALYGVFQDVTGKATDVAMAYAAGIGAARAGVLETSFQEETETDLFGEQAVLCGGLTSLVKAGFETLTEAGYQPEVAYFECLHEMKLIVDLMYEGGMENMRYSISDTAQWGDFVSGPRVVNDETKARMKDVLTEIQNGQFAKGWILENQAGRPQFNAINNNEYNHPITKVGQDLRDLMPFVKQPVNDKKKEGKVHVTN from the coding sequence ATGACTAAAGTATTCTATGACAAAGACATCAACAAAGAGGCGCTCCAAGGAAAGAAAATCGCAATCGTCGGCTATGGTTCCCAGGGCCACGCACATGCGCAGAACCTGCGCGACAGCGGATACGAGGTCGTAGTCGGACTCAGACCAGGCAAATCCCAGGACAAGGCCAAAGAGGATGGTTTCGAAGTGAAGGCAGTTGCCGATGCAGTTGCAGAAGCAGATGTCACGATGGTACTGCTGCCGGATGAGAACCAGCCGAAAGTATATGAAGAAAGCATCAAGGACAACATGAAGCCGAACAGCGCCTTAGCTTTCGCCCACGGATTCAACATCCACTTCAACCAGGTGGTGCCTAGGGAAGACGTCGATGTATTCCTCGTCGCTCCAAAAGGACCTGGCCACCTCGTAAGGAGAACATACGAAGAGGAAGCCGGCGTACCTGCACTATATGGCGTCTTCCAGGATGTCACCGGCAAAGCGACCGATGTGGCGATGGCCTATGCTGCAGGCATCGGTGCTGCAAGGGCAGGCGTGCTTGAGACTTCATTCCAGGAAGAGACGGAAACGGACCTCTTCGGAGAGCAGGCTGTATTGTGCGGCGGACTGACAAGCCTGGTGAAAGCAGGTTTCGAAACATTGACTGAAGCAGGCTATCAGCCGGAAGTGGCATACTTCGAGTGCCTGCATGAAATGAAGCTCATCGTAGATCTCATGTATGAAGGCGGCATGGAGAACATGAGATATTCCATCTCCGACACTGCACAGTGGGGTGACTTCGTATCCGGACCACGCGTTGTAAATGATGAAACGAAAGCACGCATGAAAGATGTACTGACTGAAATCCAGAATGGCCAGTTCGCCAAAGGATGGATCCTTGAAAACCAGGCTGGACGTCCACAATTCAATGCAATCAACAACAACGAATACAACCACCCGATTACAAAAGTCGGACAGGATCTGCGTGATCTGATGCCATTCGTCAAGCAGCCTGTCAATGATAAAAAGAAAGAAGGGAAAGTCCATGTCACGAATTAG
- the ilvN gene encoding acetolactate synthase small subunit, producing the protein MRRIITATVQNSSGVLNRITGMLSKRAFNIESITVGTTEIEGISKMTFVVEIPDENKIEQLTKQLNKQIDVLKVNDITEKAIVQRELALIKVGSTSASRAEIQGVIEPFRARVLDVSRDSLVIEVTGKPDKIEALIDLLQPYGIKDMTRTGVTAFPRGKQPRQIQEFTLSV; encoded by the coding sequence CACCGTCCAGAATTCGAGCGGCGTGTTGAACAGGATCACCGGCATGCTGTCGAAACGGGCTTTCAATATAGAAAGCATCACAGTCGGTACAACTGAAATAGAAGGCATATCCAAAATGACATTCGTAGTTGAGATACCTGATGAGAACAAGATCGAACAGCTGACAAAACAGCTGAACAAGCAGATCGATGTGCTGAAGGTGAATGATATCACCGAAAAGGCGATCGTCCAGAGGGAGCTTGCACTGATCAAAGTGGGCAGTACAAGCGCTTCCCGGGCGGAAATCCAGGGGGTCATCGAGCCCTTCAGGGCCCGAGTCCTCGATGTATCGAGGGACAGCCTGGTAATAGAAGTGACAGGGAAGCCGGATAAGATCGAGGCACTTATCGATCTGCTCCAGCCCTACGGCATCAAAGACATGACACGGACAGGAGTGACTGCTTTCCCAAGAGGAAAGCAGCCCAGGCAGATTCAGGAGTTTACACTAAGCGTTTAG